One genomic segment of Humidesulfovibrio mexicanus includes these proteins:
- the rplL gene encoding 50S ribosomal protein L7/L12, with the protein MSVTKEQVVEFISNMTVLELADFIKELEEKFGVSAAAPVAAFAAMPGAAAAPAEAAEEKTEFDVILKEAGANKIGVIKVVRALTGLGLKEAKDKVDGAPQTIKEGVSKADAEDAKKQLTEAGATVEVK; encoded by the coding sequence ATGTCCGTGACCAAAGAGCAGGTTGTCGAGTTCATCTCCAACATGACCGTTCTTGAGCTGGCCGACTTCATCAAGGAACTTGAAGAGAAGTTCGGCGTTTCCGCTGCCGCTCCCGTGGCAGCCTTCGCCGCCATGCCCGGCGCCGCCGCCGCCCCGGCCGAGGCCGCCGAGGAGAAGACCGAGTTCGACGTCATCCTGAAGGAAGCCGGCGCCAACAAGATCGGCGTCATCAAGGTCGTGCGCGCTCTCACCGGCCTGGGCCTGAAGGAAGCCAAGGACAAGGTCGACGGCGCTCCGCAGACCATCAAGGAAGGCGTGAGCAAGGCCGATGCCGAGGACGCCAAGAAGCAGCTCACCGAAGCCGGCGCCACCGTCGAGGTGAAGTAG